From the genome of Diorhabda carinulata isolate Delta chromosome 2, icDioCari1.1, whole genome shotgun sequence:
TAAGTGAAGCAACAAAAAATATCGGTGTCAATTGAACTGTGAATGTTAAGATCGTgggagtcaaatttcaacatgaatgattttcaaaatctatacCAAGACCAAAAACTATCCTTCAGAATCTAAATAAACTTTAGTAAATATAAGCGGTAgataattttgacaaattttgaatgaattctgaatattttctgGACCTGTCAAATGCGCATGCTTTGTTCATATGATTTATGTACATccaaaattatagtttgaattCAAAACTAGCTAAGAggctaaaatatatataattaactgGACGAAGactcatttttgatatttgtaatgATAAAGTCAACTACCacgttttgttttaataaaagtaCGTATAAAACCACAGAATAGAGGTTATTTCGTGGTAAAGGATGAATGCACATGCGCAAGATTATAAatcgttaggttaggttgtccGCGGATACATTGGACGTATTCAGAGCACGTAGGAAATTCGAAATGTGTGCTCTATGAACATCATTTATTAACACCGCGAAGGCACAATTTCAAACTGTGCATGAATCTGATGATAGAAGCTataagttacaaaaaatattctgaaatctAATCAAATCTTTATTAGATTTGGCATTAAACTCTTTTAAAACTTTCTGTTCTGCCTTTTTGTCCTCAAATTATATATGGGTAAccccaatttaaaatttatcaattttttttattacaagcCTAATTCTTGTTTTGTTCTTTTTGCAATAAAGTTACAGATACTAATATTGATAAATagctaaaaactaaaaattttctaaagagctttggaattttataattaaaaatattcaatgaacaATAATTGCTGCAAGCTTCATAATTCCtccaataaacttttttagtaCTAAATTATACAGATATAAACAAATTcgcaaaatttgaatttattttaaatcagtttttatataatactGCCACTTAAATTAATAAACTCCTTGTTGGCCACATTtgtacttttcaaaaaatcacaataaactTTAATCATCAAATGTAAACAGATCTACATGTGTGTTTGTCTGGAAaccatttgaaaaataaaattataagttaCCAGCTAGTTGCTGAACCACAAAGGACCAAGAGGGCAACTTCAAGACATAAACCATTACAAATTGCAATTTATTATCATATCAGGTTATAAAcagatataaattttactttatgcctcactttttcataaaaaaaatgataacatcGCATGGAATAGAAGATTATCTCAAATACgtaaaaatagaattaatctaatttttattatgtaaaataacctcaaaattcaacCTATTAACTCGAATGTCAGTCGCTTGAAACAGACAAAATTACTTTGGGAGACATTCCTAAATTacagtaaaattattttatatattcaaaactttaaaattaggaaattaataaatgatttttttataagagaAATCACACATGTAGGTACGTCAGCATTTACTTACTATTAAAAGGAAATAATGAAGATGCAATCTGGagaaatcaaatttcaaaatatttaatgtttgttaAATGATTATGATtgcttaaaaatatattactcaAAAAATAAGCAGAAACTTCATGCTTTTTAGCCTAACAAgcaattagataaaaaaataagatgtaATCTTAAAATCTACTAATTTTAGAAAGTCTATTAGTCACTTTAtgcaattacattttttttattacgtcATATTTTTCCAGCtagcaaaaattttataaaattactttattattatcaCCTTCATTTAAACAAGCCACCATGTACATTCCTTTTTAACATCAATACCCACTTTTCATAATATCATTACAaacaagtaaaataataaaataggaGTGACCTTGCTGTAGAAATGAGACTTGCGTCGTAAAAAGTTCGTTTTTAGATTTACGCTTCTCGAAAAACGATCTAGAAATCGTTTCGCCAGtctttaataacttttatttttttgtgtgaatatttcaaaaacctATGAAGCAAAAATAATACCTCTACATAGATGGACTTTCAGTTCAGCTCCAGTTGTACTCATTTCTAATCCCCCGAtctgattttttgtattcattgaatttaatcaatattttattgatcGTAACAATTTTGTTGAGGAAATAATTTAATGCAATTGTAACTCGAAATGGTCTGTACGCACTCAAGCAAAGCAATAAAAACGTACTATTTATAGATCGTGACCGCCATGATGAGTCGacgaataaattttaaaattaaaaaaaaaatgatttaacgCTCTCtattttggaatttatataaaagcCATACATAAAAGATACAAAATTAAGAGTGTACAATGAGTAGTTAATAATCCTAAGTCGAATAACGTAAATTTGCATGTCTCCTTaccatttttaatatatcctgAAAATGGGTTGTAGCACTAAAgtctttatttataaataatgatatatatTAAAGTTCTTAACAGGGAACATAATATATTCCACTTTCGATTCACGTCTaacttctaaaaatttataccaGATGTGAGGCAACGCCTTTATCCTCCATTGtaatgaataatattaatattctatTACAATATCTTTGTTAATATCTATTTAATAGCGACGTACATAAAATCTCTATATAATTCTTAATAACTAACAACGCGAAAtttaagaattttcaaaatttacactAGTTAAACCGTTTCTAGCTATGTATTATCCACAAACCGTGTTGCATTCGTGAAATATCAAATGGAAATGAAGTAAAAGTGAAGTCGAGGGCGTTCTAGATTCCATTCACCGGAAGTATAGCTGCAAATAGTCATTTTCATATGTTAGACAAAGATGAGTGATATTAACCTATACCGGAAATACGTCACGTCGAATATAAACCAATGAAATAACATGAAAGGATATTCTTTGGATTTATAAATCtagagaaataaaacaaaaattaataaaagtagcTTAAAAAAAAGagtcaaaaatagaaaatctcTGTTGATCAATTAAATTCagcatatttaattttatttcataattaaagaacacaaaaacaaataattcggTACTGCCAATAGATAACTCGTGAAATGACAAATGCCAACTTTCTTTCTAACATAAacacatataaatataaaaatgtattcaatgCGGTTTTATTAATCTAATTTTAGATGAATGCAAAATAGCTTTATCAAAACCAATGGACGAAGTGTTGCAAGATGGtatttatattataacgatttattagaatttacaaactAATACATTTTGTTGTATTTGCTAGGTTAATAATATAATTGTAGGTCattgaacatttttattgaacGGAAAAGTAGTAAGATGCCCCCCAAGAAAAAAAGGGTAACATTAAATTCTGTTGTAGTAGGTACTGTATCTACTAGATCAACCAGGCGACAAAGTgttgtaaatattcaaattccaAAATCGACTAGGTCGAACAAGTTTAAAACAGCTATTGAAGCTGAAGAACTTTCAtctagaataaaaaaatcttacaaATCGTTTATGGATGCAAACGATGGAAGTTTTGCAACCGCTAAAACTAATAATGATACTGCTGATAGGGATAACAAAGCATTATTACAGATATTACAGGTGAGACTAATTTATagtctaattatttttatttttatgggtGTACACAATCTTAGTAGTCTATGACTGTTCAagtttttcaacagttttatGTTTAGGATTGGGATGAcatagaagatgaagatcaGGTCTCCCAAAGTGTTTCTCATCATCAATattctaacaaaaatataaatgaagacGATATTAAATGTGATGTAAATGAAAGTGTTAGTGAATTTTCTGATTTGAAACAAATAGAATTAACATTATCACAAGGTTTAGAAACTGAGGATGAAAATAATTCTAATCCTATTGAAATTTCAGAAGgtaagaattattttattttttctgtttaatttataatttataatagcattaataactaatataaataaatacattttcccTTCAAATttgtgtgaaaatttttaatgaaaatatataacaaataattagaaCATTATCTTTAACTATTGGAAAAATTCGTCAAATATTAAGATTTCTAATgagtttaatattattttttgctcctaatcttcaatattatttccaCTTACGATTctcctatcttttaatttttgtccaaattgaGATTTCTGTGGCCCCTGTCGACCATGGTTTTTGATAGAGTCCTGGGagtatgtaaaaaaaatgaaaaaatttcagcACTCCTACactttgaaaaaatgatttatgtATTTGAATGTCGTTTTATGTTTTCTCATATGAGaaacacgaaaaaaataattaaaaatttgtgaGTTAACACATTCTAGATGTCTCATATGCGAAAACATAAGAAATGATgttaaaatcattcaaatactgtaacaaatttttcaagttttgacATCTCAAACCATAGGAGTGCTgggattttttaatattttttttatacttccAGGGATGGACTCTTATCAGGATACACAGATTTCCAAAAATCATAATCGTACCTGAACCTCCtattttcatgttcaatttataattaataataatagattctGTAGCCTCAAATGCTTTTATTTCCTGTATCTTGCAAGGACAACTCAGTTTGCTGCACCAATCTTTGTAGCATTTTCAGAGACACCAGTAGAAAAGTGTCCTGCtgtatatgatgaaaaaaagttcaaatacCTTTCAAATTAATCCTGGTGTAGACAAAGGGTATACTATGAACTGAACCTTTTATTGACCTTcctatgtaaaatatcaatattttgttatcgatagaaaataatagatgatttattattatatatgtttCATTATTGGGTGAATCTTATTTCCAttagataattaatttttataattcttttacAATTAACACCTTTAAGAGAAGATGCAAAGTAAAACCTTGAAATAGCCCCAGAAAGACCCTCACAAATTTAAACGCTTGTTTGCTTATAGTACAAGCAAATTAGGCGATTGTGAGCAAaaactttaaattaaattagGCGATTTTGATATCTAAATTCTGGGAGGTTTTGGGATATatcaactattaacaatattacaGGCatggattttcgaaattttgggactggaaactcaaaaaaattttgaaatgcgaataactcgaaaactatgagaaattcaAACACCACTATTACTGTAACAAAAATGTAgggtacaaaattctctacaaaaaagtatccaaGGTATTtgttcataacctcaaaattttcaccttaaaatggatttatacattcaaaaatatttggatatacGTGTATGAATGGATTGAAAAAAGGGACCTCTCTGTAAAGATTTCACCCAGGTTTATTTATGCCTTTGAACaagatttaaaattataaattagaattattacACGCCactgattttcaaaataacttagGTTAGTTAATTATACcagattttttttagaaaatattgttgACAATATGTAGatttaaatatgtttcattATTGCGATTAATGAGTAAACTAATTGTTATATATTAGCAATTCctttataaacaataatttgatgTATATAAAGgacgttcttttattaaatgatgttttcagttgaagtttattatataattgtttcaatttaaagTAGAACTTAATTTTTAGCACATTTTAAAGAACAACAAAACATCCTTGGaagattttatcaaatttcaaactttaattgttataacatttattttttaaggtGAACTAAATACCAACCAAGTCACAGACGAAGATTCtagtgaaaaagaaaataaagtaaaagaaggtaatttcaaagtatttgaaataaactttgagttttatgaaaattatatttttttaatatcttattttaatatgtttatacttctaaatgttcttgattttaagtctcttctgaaATCATATgtctttaaaaatgataaaagaaaccaattttaaatcagaagagacctaaaatcaagaacatttagaagcatataatatttttttatagacgAAACAAAGGCAGATGATACAGAAGACTCTAACCTTGAGATTGTTAAAAGTGATAACTCATTATCTTTACAAGGAAGTATAGTTACAGAAACTGAAGAATTAATAATTGAAGAACAAGCTTCAATACCTTATGCAGACGATATGATAGTAGATAATAATGTTTCTAGTACATCTTTGATCGATAAAGAAGTACCTGATTGTAGTGAGCCTCTAATTTCCGAAGAAAATTCTACAGCTTTCGAAAGCAATTCTCAATTTGTCGAGCAGATAGAAAGTAGCTCATCAGAAACTAGTCAACCTAATAgagaattggaaaaaataattaacaaaaacgaAGAAAGCAATTTTTCTTGCCAGAGTGTTGATATGGAATATATACCTGTGAGTAAtgaagaaaacaaacaaaatataattaggAAGTATTCACAAGAAGAAACTAGTAATTCGGATGTAATAGTAGAATTTGATAATTCAGACAACGCAAAAATGGAAGAAAGTAACACAGTTGGAAGCGAGATATTTGATGAAAACAGTATGGACCATAGTGGTATTAATGATAAAGCAACGAATAATAAAGAAGATAAATCTAATGATAGCATAGAAGACAGAGTAGCTGAAATGCATTTAACTGGAGATAAGAAAGAAAATAGTCCACCAAAAGAATTGGTAACTGATGATgataaagtaaataaacaatCAGATGATAATGAACATGTTAAAACTACTACAGATAAAAAACCAGCAGgtcaaactttatttttagaAGATGTTGCAAATAACCCTCCAATTATAAAACTCAAATCCAAAAAACCCAAACCCAAACAAGATAAGAATATCTTACCGAAacaagatgaaaaaataaaaatggtgaaaCCAAGACCCGTCAAATCACCTCCTCTTAAACCAACAAAAGatactacaaaaaataataaaaaacctaTCAAAAAGGAATCtgagaaaaaagataaaaaatcagggaaatccGAAGAAACGATCaagaataaaatggaaattgaagatgaagaaaaagtGAGAAGATCATCAAGAATCAAATCAATTAGTGTCCTTAATAAAAAAACCACCGGCTGGGGTTTAGTCAAATCGAAATCGGAATCATCTCTAAATGAAAGTGACATTTCAGATAGTAGTTCGTTACAAGCCGAATCAGAAAAGAGCACTCCGACCGCTTCACCCAAAATAAATTCCAGAGACAAAAAGTGGAAATCTAACGAATTACTAGCATTATCAAACAATTCCCATAACGTGTTACCTTTCAAAactgaagaattgaataaacgACCGCGAAAAGATCCCGTAGTGGAAGCTAGATTGAAACAGTTTGTTCATCTCAAGGAAAATCAGTACAGAACAGACAGAATGATGTGTAAGGAGGCTAAAAAGATGGTGTGTGATTGTTTTTTAACATCCGAGGAGCTAGAGGCCAACGAATACGGTTGTGGAGAAGATTGTCTTAATAGATTACTACTGATAGAATGGTAAGTTGtacttttatggaaaattttataatattttgctcttatatgttttttttgtacttttaacATACCcaagaatacaaaaataacatGATAgtgtcgaaaaaaattataatatgtaGCCCCGgtgtttattgaaattaattttcagttttaatgataatttatttgagtaaATTGATTGTTAATATCTAATTATACCATACCAACGGTCATATCTACCTGTATTTATTATAGTACCTAGAATGTATAtgtctttatttatttcttctctGTATTTCTTCCTCTTCATCTTTGCTTCTGcaatttgctttttttatacCATTAATAACCTCATTCTACTAACTCAATTTGTATCTGCCCCTGTTTTAATGTGTATGGAATTATTATTACAGATCTAGAAGGCTTATGACTCGATACATTTCCTTTTTTCCTTATTTACACTTCCATTTTCACTTTGTTTCTCcaatttttatctcttttatGCCCCTCATCACCTTTTCCAACTCACTTAATTTGAGTCTATTTCAATGTGTTTGTAAGGGATATGGCTTGATATACTTCCTCTCTCCACTCTTTTCATTTTCGTTTTGACTTTGCTTTtctatttctcaattttttgctaTCTAATACCTTCCATCACCTTATCCAACTAATTTACTTTGGGAAAACTTCCTTTTATCTTTCCTCCAATTATATTACTtatctgttttttatattatatccaTCTTAATTTTTGTCCATGATATGGTTGATGGGATACCAATTTACCATTTCTTTTCAgtattctatttttcttttttttgatcTCTTGGTACATTCCATTTACTAGAAAGTGTAGAATTGGTAGCGAAATTagtacaagaaaaataaaataattagctACATGAAAAGTTGTTTATGCAGGATTcataaagaaaagaaattaacCTAAAAAAGATAAcagaaaatgttataaagtatGACTGTTGAACAAAGTAATTAATGAAGtaaaacaatggaaaaacattaatttttccatttgttttatGTCCCCAAGACTACTGATGACATTTACTTTCCACTATAGATCACTTTGTGAGCTGAGTTATTCCGTTACTTTTTGAACAGGCTGTAATTATTAGCTCAagctaacaataatttttttttttattttccatgtaATTTAACAATGACTGAATGTTTCTAAATTCCAGTGGAAATTTATGTACGGTCGGAGATAGATGTACAAATAAAAGATTTCAAAGAAGTGCTTTTGCTCCAGTAGAAGTTTTTAATACGGAAAAGAAAGGACTGGGACTTCGAGCAGCAGCAAATATAGcgttgtaagtaaaattttataaatcttaatGTAGTTTTTGATCAATTCCAGAAAATATCCTAacctttttttcttatatataatttttttagcgGAGAATTCATCTTGGAATATGTGGGGGAAGTATTAGATGCAGATGAATTTGATAAAAGAGCCGAAGTTTATTCTCAAGATAAAAACATCCATTATTACTTCATGGCGTTAAGAGCTGATGCTATAATAGATGCTACAATGAAAGGTGAATACTTATTTCCACTAAATTTTCCAATGATTTGGTTAATTTGTTGGAATTAAGAACCTAtttaaaattcaacttcaaaagTAGTGGTGACATGATCATGGTCGTACTGGCTAACAATTTCAGAAACTTCCTAATCATGagttacatttttatataaatcaagCCTATATTCCATTACATCTACAAATTTTGTTCATTGTGGAACACGTTAATCTGAATCTGCTCAGCAGTGCTGCCATAAAGACTGAAATAATATGTTCTGGCTATTTCTGAAATGCAAGAAAGTCCTAGAAGAATTGGTGAGTGGTGGTTACAAGATCTAGCTTGTTTAGATGGCAACTTGTTCGCCAAACTTTGATGGGCTAATCCATCAGTCGATCTCGAAACCTTTAAGTGTTGCTAACACGTCTCTATATAATCTTTCTCAGTTGAAATGAATAGAGACACGTGTGTTGAGATAAACTAAGGCGCATATAGATGGACTTCTGCCTCTTCCCCAATTAAATAGGCAGGAAACTCGACTGGTATCGGATCCAGATTGATAATTCGGAATTACTTGGTTTCTATAAAGAATTGGAAGTAAACTGGTCTACAGGAAGTAACTTCTTCAGGTGTTTCACAGGGTTTAGTTATCAAGATTATTTCTACTGAATTGGAGTATTCCATTGTAAATGATTCTTATCACTTTAATGGCTTTTCTAGTCATAGAAAAAGTTGACTGTAAGACAAAAAACCTTTTGCGGATAATATTTGCTAATCGAAGACCATATTTAGTGAAAATTCCAGCGAAATAAGAGGGTTCGTTTTACTGGAATACATCCCTCGCTATTTTTAACTCTAAATAGAAATATAAGTAATTCAAAAAGGCTTTAATGACATAAAAAATACTACAGagctttttatgagcttcattttttgttcaaaagttttttatttcaccTTTAAAGGGGATTGGGGGCAGTACATTActaatttttagtaaattaatGCCATCTGGGActtgttttattgttattttcatgaGGGGAGGTTCCAGTTGATGAGATCATGAAATAaggttattttaatatttaatcaatcaaatattaatatttgaccTTGACCTTGaccttaaaataaaaattttaatatataatcttgaatattttgtgCATGATAATTATAACCAATTGTTTCATTCTAGTTttcttctataatttcatttgtGCCTCTTATAGGAAATATATCAAGATTCATAAACCATTCTTGCGACCCTAACGCAGAAACCCAAAAATGGACAGTCAACGGCGAACTCAGAATCGGTTTCTTTAGTACAAGAACCATTTTGGCTGGTGAAGAAATCACCTTCGATTACAGATTCCAGAGATATgggtaaataaatttttcactctCCTTTCACTTATTactggaatttttattttcaattttagcaAAGAAGCTCAAAAATGTTATTGTGGCGCCTCGATATGTCGCGGTTGGCTCGGCGAACAACCAGATTCCgacgaagaagaagatgaagaggAGGAAGATGAAATCGAAGAAACTAAACCTGCTACACTCGAATCgacaattaaaaatgaaattacaacTTCCCTTTCAACAGAAATTAAAGACGAAATTAAATCAGAATATATTAAATCCGATAAAGAAGCAATAGGAAAAGATTCTTCACAAACAGCAGTATCCTCAGTTAAACCGGTTATAAAAAAGAaagtacaaaagaaaaaaccGAGAATCGAAATGTTCGAAGAAGTAGatgttagtatttttttaatcactaCAGTAAGGGTTACAAACCTTaacaaaaatagataatatCAGTATGTGATAgataaattggataaatttttatttacaagacAAATTTTCGCcaccaaatgtttcaaattataGGGGCAATAGTGACATTTGAGTCactattttcagtttattaacCCTGTCGTACAACACATTGAAGTAATATACTGTAAAGTTCAGTTATGCTTCTAAGAACTAGACATTAGTACCTCATCCAACCAGTGAGTTAAAAGACTATCGGGTTCTGTTACTATTATACTGCACCAAAGTAAATGAACCTGTTTGTGGCACACATTTATCACCAGATCAAATCACAATTGATTAAAGTTTGTAACCCCGCAAATTATCACCAACTTCtcaatttaaatatcaaatttttatatttttcaaacaaattttagcAATTGAACGAAGAGATTGAAATGCTAGTAACAACAGGACTCAAGAATCAGGCTCACACATTAAAAGTCAGCAGGTTGATGGTAAGGGCCAAAGAACCCCAACAGAGAGCTAAACTTTTAAGAATCCTCAGACGAGGAGAGTTACCCTGTAGGAGATTATTTTTGGATTATCATGGTCTTCGTTTGATGCACGGTTACATGATAGATGCGCAACAATTGGCTGTGGCCAATAAACAATTCGAATCTCTCAGGTATGTTAAAAATGTTGATGCTATGtacctcaaaatttcaataatatccatatttgtattttgaagtAATATCAATGCTTGATCTGGAGCAATTGGAAACATCTATAATGTTCAAAACAGGTCTAGAATTTCATTTCGCCAACAGGATCCATCTTGAGGTATCTAGGCTTTTCCAAGGATTGATAACTGATACTGTAAACCCTCGGAACTTCAAAGAACTTTCTGCTCTAACTTGTAATGGCAGAGTGTTCTGTAACTAGCAGATCTGGAAGTTTCTTCCACTTCCCTAGTCTTCATTTTCACCTAGATCTAGTCTCATTAGGTGCTTCCTGAGGCGGTtagaaaatatggaatatttttactGATATCTTTAATATTTCTTGGGAGTTTGGAGAGATCTAGTTCTGGAAGTATCTGCCAGAGTATATTTTCTTTCCTATACCATCTAAATGTTCCAGGACAGTGAAATTCCTTTCCGATTCTCAAACTACTAGCAGCTCTACTTACTCACATACTCTAAGTTTCCTAGTGCTTTTATACCAGTTTGATTATCCGAATGGTTCACCATGTCACGTTTCTTATAGTTTCTTACCAGATTCATTTGCATAAAACCTTCAATAGCAAGTATGTAGTGGGCATTTGGACCTAGCCCCAAAAACCCCAGTGCCACTACCCATAGTGGTTTTGTAACAATCTGTATACTATTTGATGgtattttctttgattattttcttcttaacatcatattaaaaatacataGGG
Proteins encoded in this window:
- the LOC130903409 gene encoding probable histone-lysine N-methyltransferase CG1716 isoform X3, whose amino-acid sequence is MQNSFIKTNGRSVARWSLNIFIERKSSKMPPKKKRVTLNSVVVGTVSTRSTRRQSVVNIQIPKSTRSNKFKTAIEAEELSSRIKKSYKSFMDANDGSFATAKTNNDTADRDNKALLQILQDWDDIEDEDQVSQSVSHHQYSNKNINEDDIKCDVNESVSEFSDLKQIELTLSQGLETEDENNSNPIEISEGELNTNQVTDEDSSEKENKVKEDETKADDTEDSNLEIVKSDNSLSLQGSIVTETEELIIEEQASIPYADDMIVDNNVSSTSLIDKEVPDCSEPLISEENSTAFESNSQFVEQIESSSSETSQPNRELEKIINKNEESNFSCQSVDMEYIPVSNEENKQNIIRKYSQEETSNSDVIVEFDNSDNAKMEESNTVGSEIFDENSMDHSGINDKATNNKEDKSNDSIEDRVAEMHLTGDKKENSPPKELVTDDDKVNKQSDDNEHVKTTTDKKPAGQTLFLEDVANNPPIIKLKSKKPKPKQDKNILPKQDEKIKMVKPRPVKSPPLKPTKDTTKNNKKPIKKESEKKDKKSGKSEETIKNKMEIEDEEKVRRSSRIKSISVLNKKTTGWGLVKSKSESSLNESDISDSSSLQAESEKSTPTASPKINSRDKKWKSNELLALSNNSHNVLPFKTEELNKRPRKDPVVEARLKQFVHLKENQYRTDRMMCKEAKKMVCDCFLTSEELEANEYGCGEDCLNRLLLIECGNLCTVGDRCTNKRFQRSAFAPVEVFNTEKKGLGLRAAANIAFGEFILEYVGEVLDADEFDKRAEVYSQDKNIHYYFMALRADAIIDATMKGNISRFINHSCDPNAETQKWTVNGELRIGFFSTRTILAGEEITFDYRFQRYGKEAQKCYCGASICRGWLGEQPDSDEEEDEEEEDEIEETKPATLESTIKNEITTSLSTEIKDEIKSEYIKSDKEAIGKDSSQTAVSSVKPVIKKKVQKKKPRIEMFEEVDQLNEEIEMLVTTGLKNQAHTLKVSRLMVRAKEPQQRAKLLRILRRGELPCRRLFLDYHGLRLMHGYMIDAQQLAVANKQFESLRLEVLQTLAVLPIPNKTMLQDSKVLSTVELWASHKDLSSPPDSDSNSPKTESDLARKPKPELKGTIKDESVSEKRIEDQEEEIRFLASKLLEEWKNLKEVFRIPKKERIEQMKEHEREANKKFMQNTNNQNAYALEDDRDKDRKSDRYRGMSRFKSDRDSHNRKPTKSGEKFSAEYLRLSRVERRKLFALQHELKEEERKLKQREMWRQHEANCMMIGADPRFTAPFDPNRGYQLIWNPQIGQWQNCPLPSPSRMYPTQHPLPHMSNINLPHHSKSLPPYPSLNLQNNMNLTQPPLPPLPSNSLPGHLPPAHLSHPNIQGHLPPQGHLPSQLPQMHHAQGHLPQNNPYGHIPLPQTNIPISIPPLPAGIPPLQNAQTQIQQSMEEDPSQVKFLGPIPPPVKLPPKWKCAKDKYGRPYYYHIKIRKSQWEPPPIEEQPEILPFPVSDSESSSETSSVSSDSSSENSDSDEDVDDTRLLLEVRKQMETLPKLAPDNVLYDTPITTPSPDDEKHLENEMDVDEIIRRNVQQDDETRRPSIDMRLKELDLFVDDKPVKKKRRVGLCEEIIISPRTEEDKRQFKEDVKRYKANKEKLKRQKEKILQQTKKQLKEIELKKSRDRHSKMMVKVKLRDKPEFNSETAKKIKETFRTNMASTVVNSLNAYRKPDCTEGRITNTQDFKHLARKLTHFVMLKEIKHISKIEELTCTDNVKMKAREFIRKYMSKFGEVYVKRSDSPDFKD
- the LOC130903409 gene encoding probable histone-lysine N-methyltransferase CG1716 isoform X5, which encodes MPPKKKRVTLNSVVVGTVSTRSTRRQSVVNIQIPKSTRSNKFKTAIEAEELSSRIKKSYKSFMDANDGSFATAKTNNDTADRDNKALLQILQDWDDIEDEDQVSQSVSHHQYSNKNINEDDIKCDVNESVSEFSDLKQIELTLSQGLETEDENNSNPIEISEGELNTNQVTDEDSSEKENKVKEDETKADDTEDSNLEIVKSDNSLSLQGSIVTETEELIIEEQASIPYADDMIVDNNVSSTSLIDKEVPDCSEPLISEENSTAFESNSQFVEQIESSSSETSQPNRELEKIINKNEESNFSCQSVDMEYIPVSNEENKQNIIRKYSQEETSNSDVIVEFDNSDNAKMEESNTVGSEIFDENSMDHSGINDKATNNKEDKSNDSIEDRVAEMHLTGDKKENSPPKELVTDDDKVNKQSDDNEHVKTTTDKKPAGQTLFLEDVANNPPIIKLKSKKPKPKQDKNILPKQDEKIKMVKPRPVKSPPLKPTKDTTKNNKKPIKKESEKKDKKSGKSEETIKNKMEIEDEEKVRRSSRIKSISVLNKKTTGWGLVKSKSESSLNESDISDSSSLQAESEKSTPTASPKINSRDKKWKSNELLALSNNSHNVLPFKTEELNKRPRKDPVVEARLKQFVHLKENQYRTDRMMCKEAKKMVCDCFLTSEELEANEYGCGEDCLNRLLLIECGNLCTVGDRCTNKRFQRSAFAPVEVFNTEKKGLGLRAAANIAFGEFILEYVGEVLDADEFDKRAEVYSQDKNIHYYFMALRADAIIDATMKGNISRFINHSCDPNAETQKWTVNGELRIGFFSTRTILAGEEITFDYRFQRYGKEAQKCYCGASICRGWLGEQPDSDEEEDEEEEDEIEETKPATLESTIKNEITTSLSTEIKDEIKSEYIKSDKEAIGKDSSQTAVSSVKPVIKKKVQKKKPRIEMFEEVDQLNEEIEMLVTTGLKNQAHTLKVSRLMVRAKEPQQRAKLLRILRRGELPCRRLFLDYHGLRLMHGYMIDAQQLAVANKQFESLRLEVLQTLAVLPIPNKTMLQDSKVLSTVELWASHKDLSSPPDSDSNSPKTESDLARKPKPELKGTIKDESVSEKRIEDQEEEIRFLASKLLEEWKNLKEVFRIPKKERIEQMKEHEREANKKFMQNTNNQNAYALEDDRDKDRKSDRYRGMSRFKSDRDSHNRKPTKSGEKFSAEYLRLSRVERRKLFALQHELKEEERKLKQREMWRQHEANCMMIGADPRFTAPFDPNRGYQLIWNPQIGQWQNCPLPSPSRMYPTQHPLPHMSNINLPHHSKSLPPYPSLNLQNNMNLTQPPLPPLPSNSLPGHLPPAHLSHPNIQGHLPPQGHLPSQLPQMHHAQGHLPQNNPYGHIPLPQTNIPISIPPLPAGIPPLQNAQTQIQQSMEEDPSQVKFLGPIPPPVKLPPKWKCAKDKYGRPYYYHIKIRKSQWEPPPIEEQPENVSGANSAVLPFPVSDSESSSETSSVSSDSSSENSDSDEDVDDTRLLLEVRKQMETLPKLAPDNVLYDTPITTPSPDDEKHLENEMDVDEIIRRNVQQDDETRRPSIDMRLKELDLFVDDKPVKKKRRVGLCEEIIISPRTEEDKRQFKEDVKRYKANKEKLKRQKEKILQQTKKQLKEIELKKSRDRHSKMMVKVKLRDKPEFNSETAKKIKETFRTNMASTVVNSLNAYRKPDCTEGRITNTQDFKHLARKLTHFVMLKEIKHISKIEELTCTDNVKMKAREFIRKYMSKFGEVYVKRSDSPDFKD